In a single window of the Zingiber officinale cultivar Zhangliang unplaced genomic scaffold, Zo_v1.1 ctg132, whole genome shotgun sequence genome:
- the LOC122036056 gene encoding glycerol-3-phosphate acyltransferase 1-like: protein MAFVTFCGLRTGDLRLIARTVLPKIFLENLHLHACEVLKGRRAVVLTTLPRLVVEGFLKEYLEVGEVVGAELQVVKGCYFTGVISWPDKQRALKDMVKAGATIVNLSNVHHHQLSAKEIYVVREEESRSESSKMPRNKYPKPLVFHDRRLAFLPTPCEMMAFFMWIPVAIPLAVFRIAMGIVFPYKISIFIAVVTGIRFRRAGDGKANGEKKGVVYVCTHRTLLDPVMLCSALERTVPAVTYSLSRVSEALAPMRTVRLTWDRGRDAATMRRLLAVEGGLAVCPEGTTCREPYLLRFSPLFAEVAEEVVPVALDARVGMLCHAYGHPLESYNSEPAEKRSSGHADLCIMRYTIPSSHLSFLPPRVRMEGGEERNMEGAEQQQQEEESDPTEEVAGDKSKKKKQPIKVVYISNPMKVKATDDEFRSVVQGLTGRDSDLESTLSKYGDDGEGKSIVKFCKI from the exons ATGGCCTTCGTGACCTTCTGCGGGCTGAGGACGGGGGACCTGAGGCTGATCGCTAGGACTGTGCTGCCGAAAATTTTCTTGGAGAACCTCCATCTGCATGCATGCGAGGTGCTGAAAGGGAGGCGAGCTGTTGTGCTCACCACCTTGCCGAGGCTCGTGGTGGAGGGATTCTTGAAGGAGTACTTAGAGGTGGGGGAGGTGGTGGGGGCGGAGCTGCAGGTGGTGAAGGGCTGCTACTTCACGGGGGTCATCTCTTGGCCTGACAAACAGAGAGCTCTCAAGGACATGGTCAAGGCCGGTGCGACCATTGTGAACCTCTCCAATGTCCACCACCACCAACTCTCGGCCAAG gaAATTTATGTCGTGAGAGAGGAGGAATCAAGGAGTGAGAGCAGCAAAATGCCGAGAAACAAGTACCCGAAGCCACTTGTGTTCCATGACAGAAGACTGGCTTTTCTCCCGACGCCATGCGAGATGATGGCGTTCTTCATGTGGATACCCGTGGCAATCCCTTTGGCCGTGTTCAGGATCGCGATGGGGATCGTTTTCCCTTATAAAATATCCATCTTCATCGCTGTCGTCACCGGAATCCGATTCCGGAGGGCCGGAGATGGGAAAGCGAACGGGGAGAAGAAGGGGGTGGTGTACGTGTGCACGCACCGGACGCTGTTGGACCCGGTGATGCTGTGCTCGGCGTTGGAGAGGACGGTGCCGGCCGTGACGTACAGCCTAAGCCGGGTGTCGGAGGCGTTGGCGCCGATGCGGACTGTGCGGCTGACCTGGGACAGGGGACGAGACGCGGCGACAATGCGGCGGCTGCTGGCGGTGGAGGGGGGCCTGGCGGTGTGCCCGGAGGGGACGACGTGCCGGGAGCCGTACCTGCTGCGGTTCAGCCCGCTGTTCGCGGAGGTGGCGGAGGAGGTGGTACCGGTGGCTCTGGACGCGCGGGTGGGAATGTT ATGCCATGCATATGGGCACCCGCTGGAAAGCTACAATTCTGAACCTGCAGAGAAGCGCAGTAGTGGGCATGCAG ATTTATGTATTATGCGGTATACG ATTCCCTCGTCGCACCTGTCCTTTCTGCCGCCGCGGGTAAGGATGGAAGGGGGAGAGGAGAGAAACATGGAGGGGGCGGAAcagcaacaacaagaagaagagagcgaCCCCACCGAAGAGGTCGCAGGCGACaagtcgaagaagaagaagcagccgATCAAGGTGGTGTACATCTCGAACCCCATGAAGGTGAAGGCCACCGACGACGAGTTCCGCTCCGTCGTCCAGGGGCTTACCGGCCGGGACTCCGACCTCGAGTCGACCCTCTCCAAATACGGGGACGACGGAGAGGGAAAAAGTATAGTCAAGTTCTGTAAGATCTGA